The DNA segment CTGATTCAAATCATGAGCGTCACATTCGGCGAAGTGCCTCCGGTATATTCGAAAGGACCAGAAACAACCTACCAGCCGCGTAAGTAGAATGTGGTTGAATCTAAATGTAAAAGCCTATAAGCTGATGTTTTTCATTGTTGCTCTCCTGTCAGCGTCTTACATGCCGCCGACGCCTGCCACCAGCACCTCATACAACCCACCGTACCCAACGCAACAGTTCACTCCGTACCCGGTGCCGGGGCCAGGATATAATAGCTACGGACAGCCTGCACCCGGTGCTGCCGGGCCCGGTTATGGAATGCCTTACGGAATGCCTCCCTACCCGCCGGCTCCTGGGTCAATCTCAGGCCAAACTCCAAGCGTGGTAAGGCCACTCCCTTAATAGAGAAAATCGAAAAATTTATCCGTAATTGCGTGTTTCTCTACCCACACTACCAGGGCACCGGAACCATCACAGAGGAACACATTCGTGCATCGCTCATCAGTGCCGTGGAGGATAAGCTGAAACGCCGGGTGCAGGAGAAGGTCAATCAGTGTCAGGCGGAGGTGCAAACGCTGCGGCGAACTCAGCAGGAGCTAAACGAGGGCCAAGTTAAGATCAAGGAAATCATGTCCCGGCTCGAACGGGACGAAAAGGAGCTGACGAAGAGTATTACCGTGCTGAAGGACAAGGAGAAGGAGCTGGAACGTGCGCTGGAATCGTTGGACAATGTGGAATCGATCGATGTCGATGAAGCAGTTACCACCACTGCCCCGCTATACAAGCAGTACGTATACAGACGGGACGAATCAAATCGCAACGCAATTCACTTATTTGCATCT comes from the Anopheles coluzzii chromosome 2, AcolN3, whole genome shotgun sequence genome and includes:
- the LOC120951161 gene encoding tumor susceptibility gene 101 protein, with the protein product MHKLDENALARMLSSYRDPTTTKKDVMNALRIYHGLQHRVEEYVFNDGSTKMLLNLHGTIPVKYKGNTYNIPICIWLMDTHPKNAPICYVKPTPEMRIKVSAYVDFNGKIYLPYLHDWNPKNADLLDLIQIMSVTFGEVPPVYSKGPETTYQPPSYMPPTPATSTSYNPPYPTQQFTPYPVPGPGYNSYGQPAPGAAGPGYGMPYGMPPYPPAPGSISGQTPSVGTGTITEEHIRASLISAVEDKLKRRVQEKVNQCQAEVQTLRRTQQELNEGQVKIKEIMSRLERDEKELTKSITVLKDKEKELERALESLDNVESIDVDEAVTTTAPLYKQLLNAYAEEAAIEDATYFMGEALRSGVIDLEVFLKQIRQLSRKQFMLRALMQKCRQKAGFSA